A part of Saccharomyces paradoxus chromosome I, complete sequence genomic DNA contains:
- the PEX22 gene encoding ubiquitin-protein transferase activating protein PEX22 (peroxisomal membrane protein~similar to YAL055W) yields the protein MSPPSSSRINKSRTLGIVGAAIAILATSYYIYQKVTSTEDDNGIRPRKDVPTEENKKARKSKCIIMSRSIQGLPINWDEYAADEVVLLVPTTQTNGSIKQAIEDAFRKSKNEHKIIHCDSMDGLWSCVRRLGKFQCILNSKDFTSSGGSDAAVVPEDIGRFVNFVIDSDIEDVLIDTLCN from the coding sequence ATGTCGCCACCATCGAGCAGTAGGATAAACAAATCAAGAACATTGGGGATAGTGGGTGCAGCTATAGCAATATTGGCCACATCatactatatatatcaaaaagTCACGAGTACAGAAGACGATAATGGGATAAGACCTCGAAAGGACGTTCCAACGgaagagaacaaaaagGCAAGGAAGAGCAAATGTATTATAATGAGCAGGTCGATACAAGGGCTACCTATAAATTGGGATGAATATGCCGCTGACGAGGTGGTTCTACTGGTACCTACAACTCAGACTAATGGATCAATCAAGCAGGCTATTGAAGATGCCTTCCGCAAATCAAAAAACGAACACAAAATTATACACTGCGATAGTATGGATGGATTATGGTCTTGTGTAAGACGGCTAGGCAAATTCCAGTGCATATTAAATTCCAAGGACTTTACGAGTAGCGGTGGTAGTGATGCGGCAGTTGTTCCCGAAGATATAGGGAGGTTCGTCAATTTCGTTATTGATAGCGATATAGAAGATGTGCTGATTGACACGTTATGCAATTAA
- the ACS1 gene encoding acetate--CoA ligase 1 (Acetyl-coA synthetase isoform~similar to YAL054C) yields the protein MSPSAVQSSKPQEQSSEIDKLKAKMSQSASAAQQKKEHEYEHLTSVKIVPQRPISDRLQPEIATHYSPHLDGLQDYQRLHKESIEDPAKFFGSKATQFLNWSKPFDKVFIPDPETGRPSFQNNAWFLNGQLNACYNCVDRHALKTPNKKAIIFEGDEPGQGYSITYKELLEEVCQVAQVLTYSMGVRKGDTVAVYMPMVPEAIITLLAISRIGAIHSVVFAGFSSNSLRDRINDGDSKVVITTDESNRGGKVIETKRIVDDALRETPGVRHVLVYRKTNNPSVAFHAPRDLDWATEKKKYKTYYPCTPVDSEDPLFLLYTSGSTGAPKGVQHSTAGYLLGALLTMRYTFDTHQEDVFFTAGDIGWITGHTYVVYGPLLYGCATLVFEGTPAYPNYSRYWDIIDKHKVTQFYVAPTALRLLKRAGDSYIENHSLKTLRCLGSVGEPIAAEVWEWYSEKIGKNEIPIVDTYWQTESGSHLVTPLAGGVTPMKPGSASFPFFGIDAVVLDPNTGEEVNTSHAEGVLAVKAAWPSFARTIWKNHDRYLDTYLNPYPGYYFTGDGAAKDKDGYIWILGRVDDVVNVSGHRLSTAEIEAAIIEDSIVAECAVVGFNDDLTGQAVAAFVVLKNKSSWSTATDDELQDIKKHLVFTVRKDIGPFAAPKLIILVDDLPKTRSGKIMRRILRKILAGESDQLGDVSTLSNPGIVRHLIDSVKL from the coding sequence ATGTCACCCTCTGCTGTACAATCATCAAAACCTCAAGAACAGTCAAGTGAAATTGACAAGttgaaagcaaaaatgTCTCAGTCTGCTTCTGCCGCccagcaaaaaaaagagcacGAGTACGAACACTTGACCTCGGTCAAGATCGTGCCACAACGGCCTATTTCGGACAGACTGCAGCCCGAGATTGCTACCCACTATTCTCCCCACTTGGACGGGTTACAGGATTATCAGCGCCTGCACAAGGAGTCCATTGAGGACCCCGCTAAGTTCTTCGGTTCTAAAGCGACCCAATTTTTAAACTGGTCCAAGCCATTCGATAAGGTGTTCATCCCGGACCCTGAAACGGGCAGGCCCTCCTTTCAGAATAATGCGTGGTTCCTTAATGGTCAATTAAATGCCTGTTACAACTGTGTTGACAGACATGCTTTGAAGACTCCCAACAAGAAGGCCATTATTTTCGAAGGTGACGAGCCTGGCCAAGGCTATTCTATAACTTACAAGGAACTGCTTGAAGAAGTTTGTCAGGTGGCACAAGTGCTGACTTACTCTATGGGTGTTCGCAAGGGTGATACCGTTGCCGTGTACATGCCTATGGTTCCTGAGGCGATCATAACCTTGTTAGCCATTTCACGTATTGGTGCCATTCATTCTGTAGTCTTTGCCGGATTTTCTTCCAACTCCTTGAGAGATCGTATCAACGATGGGGACTCTAAGGTTGTTATCACGACAGATGAATCCAACAGAGGCGGTAAAGTCATTGAGACTAAAAGGATTGTCGATGACGCGCTTAGAGAAACCCCAGGCGTGAGACACGTCTTGGTTTATAGAAAGACCAACAATCCATCTGTTGCTTTCCATGCCCCAAGAGATTTGGATTGGGCAacagagaagaagaaatacaaGACTTATTATCCATGCACTCCTGTTGATTCCGAGGATCCGTTATTCTTGTTGTATACATCTGGGTCTACTGGTGCCCCCAAAGGTGTTCAACATTCTACCGCAGGTTACTTGTTAGGAGCTTTACTAACCATGCGCTACACTTTTGATACACATCAAGAAGACGTTTTCTTCACCGCTGGAGATATTGGTTGGATTACAGGCCACACTTATGTAGTTTATGGTCCCTTGCTGTATGGTTGTGCCACTTTGGTATTTGAAGGGACTCCTGCGTACCCCAATTACTCCCGTTACTGGGACATTATCGATAAACATAAAGTCACCCAATTCTACGTTGCCCCAACTGCTTTGcgtttgttgaaaagagcTGGTGATTCctatattgaaaatcattCCCTAAAGACTTTGCGTTGCTTAGGTTCTGTCGGTGAGCCAATTGCCGCTGAAGTTTGGGAGTGGTACTCTGAAAAAATAGGTAAGAATGAAATCCCCATTGTAGACACCTACTGGCAAACGGAATCTGGTTCGCATCTGGTCACCCCACTGGCTGGTGGTGTTACACCAATGAAACCAGGTTCTGCCTCGTTCCCCTTTTTTGGTATTGATGCAGTTGTTCTTGATCCTAACACTGGTGAAGAAGTTAACACTAGCCACGCAGAGGGTGTCCTTGCCGTCAAAGCCGCATGGCCATCGTTTGCGAGAACCATTTGGAAGAACCACGATAGGTATTTGGACACTTATTTGAACCCTTATCCTGGCTACTACTTCACTGGTGATGGTGCTGCAAAGGATAAGGATGGCTATATCTGGATTTTGGGTCGTGTAGACGATGTGGTAAATGTCTCCGGTCATCGTCTGTCTACTGCAGAGATTGAGGCTGCCATCATTGAAGATTCAATTGTGGCAGAATGTGCTGTTGTGGGATTCAATGACGACTTGACTGGCCAAGCAGTTGCTGCATTTGTggtgttgaaaaataaatctaGTTGGTCCACCGCAACTGATGATGAGTTACAAGATATCAAGAAGCATTTGGTCTTTACTGTTAGGAAAGACATCGGTCCATTTGCCGCTCCCAAATTGATCATTTTAGTAGATGACTTGCCCAAGACAAGATCTGGTAAAATCATGAGACGTATCTTAAGAAAAATCCTAGCAGGAGAAAGTGACCAATTAGGCGACGTTTCTACTTTGTCAAACCCTGGCATTGTTAGACATTTGATTGATTCGGTCAAGTTGTAA